In Palaemon carinicauda isolate YSFRI2023 chromosome 38, ASM3689809v2, whole genome shotgun sequence, a single window of DNA contains:
- the LOC137630251 gene encoding B-cell lymphoma/leukemia 11A-like, giving the protein FAEPARYVCGTCGAILGSAWSLVQHVQSSHGIIIYQEASGPSSFTTPTTPPGPPRPSHSSPLASVSSTATTSTGPHPPPLQLLDPSKVDLTKVDITKVDLSKVDLSKIVPPVTSGATPLPPHPPVTTPLLDPSHPFNLLRMPLGDARAPFPPGLAPPFVRPGHDFRMDQLLQEGLRLNPALLPPHFERPPFLDPGLGAPRHAAPTPLTSGGDPNLDFYSQRLRQLAGTTSPTSSTSPRKPLPTPPFSSPNAPTPSSLAPSQTPTSSDPGQTSSDKRFKCSTCNKAFRWESNLAIHQVIHTGEKEIRCPKCDEMLPTPQQLRIHMKAHKKSSNTESASPDSSRPQTEDDNDEEEDEEEEDEEEDIDEEEDNPSVCESADEEEEVIEDDICDEEPEDLSTTSKTTPVTSAHSVSSSNSDCYKVSKADQQRSVVGELMDKFGLANISAYSEAYHQALKESGRIAHHHIGKDGEKIHTNGIEKTIKLREDLSKGLLATQPNLDLAHQTLLGAFDHPYDAQKRLVGTPREGSLYAGLWLPSLTGSGTTPRDLFPGLPTAESNFLHRKLLSDSSLKATDTPVSLPKPGTSSAPGTPLSLAPPTKRESKRNDTCEFCGKVFKNCSNLTVHRRSHTGEKPYKCDLCSYACAQSSKLTRHMKTHGRHGKDVYRCRFCDMPFSVASTLEKHMRKCVVNQNKKGLFPPLTAGGHEGLDYKGLHFTPVISDDSSKSGSIFSPHFNVTPAANPSNEDTGDSSNLSGVGS; this is encoded by the coding sequence TTTGCAGAACCTGCCCGGTACGTGTGTGGTACTTGTGGAGCAATACTCGGATCAGCGTGGTCACTAGTTCAGCATGTTCAGTCCTCCCACGGCATCATCATATACCAAGAGGCCTCAGGTCCCTCTTCCTTTACGACACCTACTACGCCACCAGGCCCACCAAGACCATCACATTCATCGCCTCTGGCTTCAGTTTCATCAACAGCAACGACTTCAACAGGCCCCCATCCACCACCTTTGCAATTACTCGACCCATCCAAGGTTGACCTTACGAAGGTGGACATAACAAAGGTGGACCTGTCTAAAGTGGATCTCAGCAAGATTGTTCCCCCAGTAACTTCAGGTGCAACACCCTTGCCACCCCACCCTCCAGTGACAACACCTTTACTTGATCCATCTCATCCCTTCAATTTACTGCGAATGCCACTAGGGGATGCTCGTGCCCCTTTCCCTCCTGGGCTTGCACCACCTTTCGTGAGGCCTGGTCATGATTTCCGCATGGATCAGCTTCTCCAAGAAGGTCTTCGTTTGAATCCGGCTTTGCTACCTCCGCACTTTGAAAGGCCGCCCTTTCTTGACCCCGGGCTGGGTGCACCCCGCCATGCAGCGCCCACGCCCCTAACTTCAGGCGGTGATCCAAACCTTGATTTTTACTCGCAGAGACTTAGACAACTCGCAGGTACTACAAGCCCCACAAGCTCTACTTCACCTCGTAAACCTCTACCTACTCCCCCATTCTCTTCTCCAAATGCACCTACACCCTCCTCTCTTGCCCCTTCACAAACACCCACTTCAAGTGATCCAGGACAAACTTCCTCAGATAAACGTTTCAAGTGCTCAACCTGTAATAAAGCATTCAGGTGGGAGAGTAACTTGGCTATTCACCAAGTAATTCATACAGGGGAGAAGGAGATTCGTTGTCCTAAATGTGATGAAATGTTGCCAACACCACAACAGCTACGGATACATATGAAAGCTCACAAGAAAAGTTCAAATACAGAGAGTGCATCTCCAGACTCATCCCGCCCGCAAACAGAGGATGAcaatgatgaagaagaagatgaagaagaggaagatgaagaagaagacatTGATGAGGAGGAAGATAATCCATCGGTCTGTGAGAGtgcagatgaagaagaagaggTAATTGAGGATGACATTTGTGATGAAGAACCAGAGGATCTTTCAACAACATCAAAGACAACACCAGTCACCTCAGCTCATAGTGTTTCATCAAGCAACAGTGACTGTTACAAAGTTAGCAAAGCTGATCAACAAAGATCTGTCGTAGGTGAACTGATGGATAAATTTGGCCTCGCAAATATATCAGCATACAGTGAAGCTTATCACCAAGCTCTGAAAGAATCTGGCCGCATAGCTCACCATCACATTGGAAAGGATGGAGAAAAAATTCATAcaaatggaattgaaaagactataaAACTTAGAGAAGATTTAAGCAAGGGTCTTCTGGCTACACAACCTAATCTTGATCTCGCACACCAAACGCTTTTAGGTGCATTTGATCACCCGTATGATGCCCAAAAGCGACTGGTAGGAACTCCACGGGAAGGAAGCCTTTACGCAGGTCTTTGGCTTCCAAGTCTAACCGGATCAGGAACAACTCCTAGAGATTTGTTCCCAGGACTTCCTACGGCAGAAAGTAACTTTTTGCACCGTAAGCTTCTGAGTGATAGCTCCTTGAAAGCAACTGACACTCCTGTTAGTCTACCTAAGCCAGGTACAAGCTCTGCACCCGGAACTCCTCTCTCCTTAGCCCCACCAACAAAGAGAGAGAGCAAGAGGAATGATACCTGTGAATTTTGTGGAAAAGTGTTCAAAAACTGTTCAAATTTAACTGTTCATCGTCGATCGCATACAGGTGAGAAACCATACAAGTGTGACCTTTGCAGTTATGCTTGTGCCCAGAGTTCAAAGCTAACAAGGCATATGAAAACTCACGGCCGTCATGGCAAGGATGTGTACCGCTGCCGATTTTGCGATATGCCCTTCAGTGTTGCCTCTACTCTCGAAAAGCACATGAGAAAATGTGTTGTGAATCAAAATAAAAAAGGGTTGTTTCCTCCTCTAACTGCTGGAGGCCACGAAGGTCTTGATTACAAAGGCTTACATTTTACTCCCGTTATTAGTGATGATTCCTCAAAGTCTGGTAGCATATTCTCTccccattttaatgttactcctgcTGCAAACCCCTCCAACGAGGACACAGGCGATTCATCTAACTTATCAGGCGTCGGATCTTGA